In the genome of Fulvivirga maritima, one region contains:
- a CDS encoding outer membrane beta-barrel protein produces MKRILIILALMLINGHVISQVKFGVQAGANFATVIEHFEESEFESKKMFRMAPRLGVCADFELQNWLTLRPGLFYSGKGTAWSGFDMQSGDYIRSILHYVELPVNVVFKKGHLEFFGGPYFAVAISGEAKVKIDGDKISTEYSFKNELDTDDLYGDDNYLKGTDFGFQLGVGYNFDPFIISASCAKGLTNINPDIEGFDMDDNRISNLIINVSLAYYFGG; encoded by the coding sequence ATGAAAAGAATTTTGATAATTTTAGCACTTATGCTTATAAATGGGCACGTAATCTCGCAGGTCAAATTTGGAGTGCAGGCAGGAGCTAACTTCGCAACGGTGATTGAACATTTTGAAGAATCCGAGTTTGAATCAAAAAAGATGTTCAGAATGGCACCAAGACTCGGTGTATGTGCTGATTTTGAGCTGCAAAATTGGTTAACACTCAGGCCGGGACTTTTCTATTCAGGTAAGGGTACTGCATGGTCTGGTTTTGATATGCAAAGTGGAGATTATATTAGGTCTATTTTGCATTATGTTGAATTACCTGTAAATGTAGTGTTCAAAAAGGGTCATTTAGAATTCTTCGGAGGGCCTTACTTTGCTGTAGCCATATCTGGAGAAGCTAAAGTTAAAATAGATGGAGATAAGATTAGTACAGAATACTCATTTAAGAATGAGTTAGATACTGATGATTTATATGGGGATGATAATTATCTAAAGGGAACTGATTTTGGCTTTCAATTAGGAGTTGGTTATAATTTCGATCCTTTTATAATAAGTGCCTCATGTGCAAAAGGATTAACAAATATCAATCCGGATATCGAAGGTTTTGATATGGATGATAATAGAATCTCTAACCTTATTATTAATGTATCTCTTGCATATTACTTTGGTGGATAA
- a CDS encoding patatin-like phospholipase family protein, whose amino-acid sequence MKVGLVLSGGGARGIAHLGVIKALEEAEINIDFISGSSAGAIVGAMYTYGYQVERILEIVKSIKTFKFLQPALSWTGILKMDVIRKFLELHLKDDFEHLKKPLYIAATNVNTGKTEYFNKGPLLSAICASSCIPVLFDPVLHNNKLYIDGGILNNLPVEPLEGKCDIIIGSHCNPIDHDFDPKNAKLVMERALMLAITCNAYSRRSACDYFIEPKGLESYKVLDLSNIDAIYKIGYECAKEKIEKIKTKLKE is encoded by the coding sequence ATGAAAGTAGGCCTTGTTCTGTCAGGAGGTGGTGCTAGAGGAATAGCTCACCTTGGTGTAATAAAAGCCCTGGAAGAGGCTGAAATCAATATAGACTTTATAAGTGGAAGTAGCGCCGGCGCCATAGTCGGTGCTATGTACACTTACGGATATCAGGTAGAGCGAATACTGGAGATTGTAAAGAGTATTAAGACTTTCAAGTTTTTGCAGCCCGCCCTTAGCTGGACCGGTATTTTGAAGATGGATGTCATTCGAAAATTTCTTGAACTACATTTAAAAGACGATTTTGAGCATCTAAAAAAGCCATTGTATATAGCCGCAACTAATGTTAATACAGGTAAGACAGAATATTTTAACAAAGGACCATTGTTGAGTGCTATTTGTGCCTCGTCATGTATTCCTGTTTTGTTTGATCCTGTGCTGCATAATAATAAGCTATATATAGATGGAGGTATTTTAAATAACCTGCCTGTAGAGCCCTTGGAAGGAAAGTGTGATATTATTATCGGCTCACATTGTAATCCTATTGATCATGATTTTGACCCTAAAAATGCTAAGCTGGTAATGGAGCGAGCGTTAATGCTGGCTATTACTTGTAATGCCTATAGCAGAAGAAGTGCCTGCGATTATTTTATTGAGCCAAAAGGATTGGAGTCATATAAAGTGCTAGATCTATCAAATATAGATGCGATCTATAAAATAGGTTATGAATGTGCGAAAGAAAAAATTGAGAAAATAAAAACTAAGCTGAAAGAATGA
- a CDS encoding TonB family protein: protein MDKTNQAPINKATIVLLGTTTGSVSNYLGYFQLDVQPGDKLMISHPSYVLSEMAIPESDAFLILLDRKYYNLGSLSIDQFSIDPSKTKLIVDSEIKVSEDFAQYPLGWQRFYSDFGNSIVSNPQFTKLDSTFNLHVLFTVTEKGNVQKVETLNSDNDTTALSIIKTSLKKFDDWIPAKIQGISVPQYFEINISRNKEIFMIVEEPAMPIGGFQSFYDYIRSNLNYPSEAMRLGIEGKVMIQFVVDKTGDLTEIEVVKGIGVGCDEEAIRLIKNSPHWYPPYQRGTAVKQRIILPITFNPDTNSPKKRISFNDFINSRIRYPRKARQMNIESTVYVSFKIDEEADEIIDVTPLNDIDAEFMSEIKAVFKSVPSDLINEELKSSQIYILPIAFRLKEYNKNNEPITLPAGKLLCEIIVIAKDSYIPPTPTLNLNTSSQEYISVDQALFHNPNARRLSLTNKGLNNLSEKIKEFEKLVFLDLEGNNLTNLPDEIVHLDKLEELYVPNNKLNSLPNQFDLLSSLKVIGLAYNNLSQFPISLTQLSKLEALDLSGNNITYIPPEIINLKKLKILVLNRNNITELPEEIYSLKHLEKVFLADNELTQEQLDIIKGKFKKTEIIIN from the coding sequence GTGGATAAAACCAACCAAGCGCCAATTAACAAAGCCACCATTGTTTTACTGGGAACAACTACAGGTAGTGTATCAAATTATTTAGGATACTTTCAACTAGATGTTCAACCAGGGGATAAATTAATGATTTCTCATCCAAGTTATGTTCTTAGTGAAATGGCCATACCTGAGAGTGATGCTTTCCTTATTTTGCTTGATCGAAAATACTATAATCTGGGATCTTTATCAATAGATCAATTTTCCATTGATCCATCAAAAACCAAATTAATTGTAGATAGTGAAATAAAAGTGTCTGAAGATTTCGCCCAATATCCATTAGGGTGGCAAAGGTTTTACAGTGACTTTGGAAATTCAATTGTTAGTAATCCACAATTCACAAAACTAGACAGCACTTTCAATTTACATGTGTTGTTTACTGTTACAGAAAAAGGCAACGTTCAAAAGGTTGAAACTCTCAATTCAGATAATGATACAACTGCATTATCAATAATTAAAACATCATTAAAGAAGTTCGATGATTGGATTCCTGCTAAAATACAAGGTATTTCTGTGCCTCAATATTTTGAAATAAACATTTCAAGAAATAAAGAAATTTTTATGATCGTGGAGGAACCGGCAATGCCTATTGGGGGCTTCCAGTCTTTCTATGATTATATAAGATCTAATTTAAACTACCCTTCAGAAGCAATGAGGCTGGGAATTGAAGGCAAAGTGATGATACAATTTGTGGTTGACAAAACGGGAGACTTAACAGAAATTGAAGTTGTTAAAGGCATTGGGGTGGGATGTGACGAGGAAGCTATTAGATTGATTAAAAATAGTCCACATTGGTATCCACCGTATCAAAGAGGGACTGCCGTTAAACAAAGAATAATATTACCAATCACATTTAATCCTGATACTAACAGCCCAAAGAAACGAATATCATTTAATGACTTTATTAATTCACGAATTAGGTATCCCCGTAAAGCTAGGCAAATGAATATTGAGAGCACAGTATATGTTTCATTCAAAATAGATGAGGAGGCAGATGAAATTATTGATGTCACTCCACTGAACGATATCGATGCAGAATTTATGAGCGAAATTAAAGCAGTTTTCAAATCGGTGCCTTCTGACCTAATTAATGAAGAATTGAAATCTTCTCAAATATATATCTTGCCAATAGCCTTTAGGCTTAAAGAATATAACAAAAATAACGAGCCAATAACTCTGCCTGCCGGAAAGCTGTTGTGCGAAATAATTGTAATAGCCAAAGATTCCTATATTCCACCAACTCCAACTTTAAATCTTAACACTAGTTCACAGGAGTATATTAGCGTTGATCAAGCTTTATTCCATAATCCAAATGCACGCAGATTGTCTTTGACTAACAAAGGATTGAATAATCTAAGTGAGAAAATAAAAGAATTCGAAAAACTTGTTTTCTTGGACTTAGAGGGGAACAACCTCACTAATTTACCAGATGAAATTGTACACCTTGATAAACTTGAAGAGTTGTACGTCCCAAATAATAAATTAAATTCCCTGCCCAATCAATTTGATCTGCTCTCCTCATTAAAAGTCATTGGCCTAGCCTATAATAATCTATCTCAGTTTCCAATATCTCTGACTCAGCTTTCTAAACTTGAAGCACTTGATTTAAGTGGAAACAACATAACCTATATTCCACCAGAAATTATCAATCTTAAAAAGTTGAAGATATTGGTTCTTAATCGCAATAACATTACTGAATTGCCCGAGGAAATTTACTCCTTAAAACACTTAGAAAAAGTGTTTCTTGCAGATAACGAATTGACTCAGGAACAATTAGATATAATAAAAGGTAAGTTCAAAAAAACAGAAATTATAATCAATTAG
- a CDS encoding site-specific integrase, which yields MKRPQTFSILIWPNKARKNKACADLPLYARITVNGRRTEISLKTKVNPTQWNKSACRVKGNDIKAQRINHYLDEVRAKLFRIYQEMSIQNEILTPHDIKNKFCNNDSPQKNELKQLITLHNSDMKNCIGTSISQATYSKYCVLEKKVSKFLLHNKKSNLSLNEINYQFAVNFEQYLRNNHKLSSNTAMKYIRMLKKVLNDAVRRDWIKSNPLSSFKCHFQWPKREVLSMKELQTLHQHIFTIERVEVVKDYFLFSCYTGLSYIDFVNLSPDNIHYINNKPWLKIKRQKTKTTAEIPLLAQAMSLIQKYRNCKAP from the coding sequence ATGAAAAGACCTCAAACATTCTCAATTCTTATTTGGCCCAACAAGGCCAGAAAAAATAAAGCTTGTGCTGATTTGCCTCTATATGCAAGAATCACTGTAAATGGTAGAAGAACTGAAATTTCTTTAAAAACAAAAGTGAATCCTACTCAGTGGAATAAATCAGCATGCAGAGTAAAAGGGAATGACATCAAGGCCCAAAGAATTAACCATTATCTGGATGAAGTGAGAGCTAAGCTTTTTAGAATATATCAAGAAATGAGCATCCAGAATGAAATACTCACTCCTCATGATATTAAAAACAAGTTCTGCAACAATGACTCACCACAAAAGAATGAGTTAAAACAGTTAATTACTCTACATAATAGTGATATGAAAAATTGCATAGGGACTAGCATAAGCCAGGCCACATATTCAAAATATTGCGTACTTGAGAAAAAGGTGAGTAAATTCCTCTTGCATAACAAAAAATCTAATTTAAGTCTTAATGAAATCAATTATCAATTTGCTGTCAATTTTGAACAATACCTGCGTAATAACCATAAACTGAGCTCAAACACAGCCATGAAATACATTAGAATGCTTAAGAAAGTGCTCAATGATGCTGTACGCAGAGACTGGATCAAGAGCAACCCCCTCTCCTCTTTTAAATGCCATTTTCAATGGCCTAAGAGGGAAGTTCTTTCAATGAAAGAGCTACAGACTCTACATCAACATATATTCACTATAGAGCGAGTTGAAGTAGTGAAGGATTATTTTCTATTCAGCTGCTATACAGGCTTATCTTATATTGACTTTGTTAACTTATCTCCTGATAACATTCATTATATCAACAATAAGCCTTGGCTAAAAATTAAAAGGCAGAAAACTAAAACCACTGCTGAAATACCGCTATTAGCTCAGGCCATGAGCTTAATTCAAAAGTATAGAAATTGTAAGGCCCCCTAA
- a CDS encoding MBL fold metallo-hydrolase, which translates to MNLHIIDTGFFKLDGGAMFGVVPKTLWQRTNPADENNLCNWAMRCLLIEDGDRLILIDNGIGDKQDAKFFSHYYLSGDASLDSSLKAAGFNQNDITDMFLTHLHFDHCGGGVKYDSAGKPELVFPNAKYWSNKDHWEWAVKPNAREKASFLKENLLPMEESGHLDFVDLQNPSQFPQFDVLTADGHTDKQMIPKIKYKGHTIVFAADLLPSIGHIPLPYVMGYDTRPLLTLKEKEAFLNEAADNEYIIFMEHDPVNECCTVKHTEKGVRLDKTFSLKEIL; encoded by the coding sequence ATGAACCTTCATATAATAGATACCGGATTTTTTAAGCTCGATGGTGGAGCCATGTTTGGAGTAGTGCCTAAAACCTTATGGCAGCGGACTAATCCGGCAGATGAGAACAACCTTTGCAACTGGGCTATGAGGTGTTTACTCATTGAAGATGGAGATAGACTGATACTAATTGATAATGGTATTGGAGATAAGCAAGATGCGAAGTTTTTCAGTCATTATTATTTAAGTGGAGATGCTAGTCTTGACTCTTCTTTAAAAGCTGCTGGCTTTAATCAAAATGATATCACAGATATGTTTTTGACTCACTTGCATTTTGATCATTGTGGTGGTGGTGTAAAATATGATAGTGCCGGTAAGCCTGAATTGGTATTTCCTAATGCCAAATATTGGAGTAATAAAGATCATTGGGAGTGGGCTGTGAAGCCAAATGCCAGAGAAAAGGCCTCTTTCCTTAAAGAAAACCTTTTGCCGATGGAAGAAAGTGGTCATCTGGACTTTGTTGATTTACAAAACCCATCTCAGTTTCCTCAGTTTGATGTACTTACCGCTGATGGACATACTGATAAGCAGATGATACCTAAAATCAAGTATAAAGGGCATACTATTGTTTTTGCTGCTGATTTATTACCATCAATTGGGCATATTCCACTGCCTTATGTTATGGGATATGACACCAGACCATTATTAACTTTAAAAGAAAAAGAAGCCTTTTTAAATGAGGCGGCTGATAATGAATATATTATTTTTATGGAGCATGATCCTGTAAATGAGTGCTGCACCGTGAAGCATACTGAAAAAGGAGTGCGACTGGATAAAACATTTTCTTTAAAAGAGATTCTATAA
- a CDS encoding urocanate hydratase: MNFKEQILTGIPSELPSPKGYDPQVNHAPKRKDILSVEEKKLALKNALRYFKQEHHKELIPEFKEELETYGRIYMYRFRPDYDMYARPLNEYPFQSEQAGAIMLMIQNNLNPAVAQHPHELITYGGNGAVFQNWAQYLLTMQYLATMTDEQTLHMYSGHPMGLFPSSKDAPRVVVTNGMMIPNYSKPDDWEKYNALGVTQYGQMTAGSYMYIGPQGIVHGTTITILNAGRKIAKDGLAGKLFVSAGLGGMSGAQPKAGNIAGCISVVAEVNEKAINTRHSQGWVDEKVSDIQVLIDRVRKVKQGKEVVSIAYHGNIVEVWEAFAEADIHIELGSDQTSLHNPWAGGYYPVELSFEEANQLMSEKPEVFKIKVQESLRRQVAAINKHTANGTYFFDYGNAFLLEAARAGADIMKNDQEFKYPSYVQDIMGPMCFDYGFGPFRWVCTSGKPEDLEVTDKLACEVLEEMRKTAPEEIQQQMADNIQWIKGAAENKLVVGSQARILYADAEGRIKIATAFNKAVKEGKIGSVVLGRDHHDVSGTDSPYRETSNIYDGSQFTADMAIQNVIGDSFRGATWVSIHNGGGVGWGEVMNGGFGMLLDGSEEAQQRLENMLFYDVNNGIARRSWARNNEAIFAAKRAMSHNPNLKITLPEIVDDSLL, from the coding sequence ATGAATTTTAAAGAGCAAATTTTAACGGGCATCCCATCAGAATTACCTTCTCCAAAAGGATATGATCCTCAGGTTAATCACGCCCCTAAAAGAAAAGATATTCTTTCAGTAGAAGAAAAAAAGCTCGCCTTAAAAAATGCCTTAAGATATTTTAAACAAGAACATCATAAGGAGTTAATTCCTGAATTTAAGGAAGAGCTGGAAACGTACGGACGAATATATATGTATCGCTTTCGACCTGACTATGATATGTATGCTCGCCCATTAAACGAATACCCTTTTCAATCTGAGCAAGCAGGTGCCATCATGCTCATGATTCAGAATAATCTGAACCCCGCAGTGGCACAACATCCGCATGAGTTAATTACCTATGGTGGTAATGGTGCTGTTTTTCAAAATTGGGCTCAGTATTTATTAACCATGCAGTATCTCGCTACTATGACTGACGAGCAGACCTTGCATATGTATTCTGGGCATCCTATGGGGCTGTTTCCATCTTCAAAAGACGCTCCGCGCGTAGTAGTTACTAATGGCATGATGATTCCTAATTATTCTAAACCAGATGATTGGGAAAAGTATAATGCTCTAGGTGTAACACAATACGGTCAAATGACTGCGGGTTCTTATATGTACATTGGTCCTCAGGGAATTGTGCATGGTACTACCATTACTATTTTAAATGCAGGAAGAAAAATTGCAAAAGATGGATTAGCTGGTAAACTCTTTGTTTCGGCTGGGCTAGGAGGGATGAGTGGTGCTCAGCCTAAAGCAGGTAATATAGCAGGCTGTATATCTGTGGTGGCTGAAGTAAATGAAAAAGCTATTAATACGCGCCATAGTCAGGGTTGGGTAGATGAGAAAGTGTCTGATATTCAGGTTTTAATAGATAGAGTGAGGAAAGTCAAGCAGGGCAAAGAAGTGGTATCCATAGCTTACCACGGGAATATTGTGGAAGTGTGGGAAGCTTTTGCTGAAGCAGATATTCATATCGAGCTGGGTTCTGATCAAACTTCATTGCATAACCCCTGGGCTGGAGGTTATTATCCTGTGGAGTTGTCTTTTGAAGAGGCGAATCAATTAATGTCGGAGAAGCCTGAAGTGTTTAAAATTAAAGTTCAGGAATCACTTAGAAGGCAAGTGGCAGCTATCAATAAGCATACTGCCAATGGCACCTATTTCTTTGATTATGGTAATGCCTTTTTGTTGGAGGCAGCCAGAGCTGGTGCTGATATTATGAAGAACGATCAGGAGTTTAAATACCCATCTTATGTGCAGGATATTATGGGTCCCATGTGTTTTGATTATGGTTTTGGTCCTTTTAGGTGGGTATGCACCTCTGGTAAGCCAGAAGACCTGGAAGTTACCGATAAGCTGGCCTGTGAAGTGCTGGAGGAAATGAGGAAGACGGCTCCAGAAGAAATTCAGCAGCAAATGGCTGATAATATTCAATGGATCAAAGGAGCCGCTGAAAATAAATTGGTCGTTGGTTCGCAAGCTAGAATATTGTATGCCGATGCTGAAGGCAGAATAAAAATAGCTACTGCTTTTAATAAAGCGGTGAAAGAAGGGAAAATTGGTTCGGTAGTTCTGGGCAGAGATCATCATGATGTGTCAGGAACGGACAGTCCATACCGCGAAACTTCTAATATTTATGATGGATCGCAGTTTACTGCTGATATGGCTATACAGAATGTTATTGGAGACTCTTTTAGAGGAGCCACTTGGGTTTCAATCCATAATGGTGGTGGTGTAGGCTGGGGCGAAGTGATGAACGGAGGCTTCGGTATGTTGCTCGATGGTAGTGAAGAGGCACAGCAAAGGTTAGAAAATATGCTTTTCTATGATGTTAATAATGGTATTGCTCGAAGAAGCTGGGCGAGGAATAATGAAGCGATTTTTGCAGCTAAAAGAGCCATGAGTCACAATCCAAATTTAAAAATCACATTGCCAGAGATAGTGGATGATTCCTTATTATAA
- the ltrA gene encoding group II intron reverse transcriptase/maturase translates to MENRTTCIDENLLARPSEKEERVRVLQRKLYVRAKREKGFKGYSLYDKIYQDYFLVTAYHRVKSNYSKGVGVDGQSCTSIEESGLEAFLQEIQQALQTRSYRSSAVRQVLIPKAARGEYRKLGIPTIRDRVVQMAVKMAIEPLWEADFSETSYGFRPKRSAKDAIKQVKNNIYAGHKFIYDADLSNYFDTIPHGKLFKLLKHRVTDRGILNLLQQWLTAPVELPDGTLQSNKEGTPQGGVISPLLSNIYLHAFDKIVNHPKGKFVRSGIRMVRYADDWLLMGKWYFNAEILRYIDQIMINMGLRLNKEKTRLLHINKSSLFFLGFEFRSIPSKFAWNHRNYTNIRPSIKSRSKLFRVLKELFRRRKHWTIPWIVWKLNPLLRGWLNYFSISKVSHIWDTIRVIKEHLSYKLYKWMKGKGRKAHRKLRQRPYENLVKFYGLLDMDKYARMKTLSKAE, encoded by the coding sequence ATGGAAAACAGAACTACATGTATTGATGAAAATCTATTAGCACGTCCCTCAGAAAAGGAGGAGCGAGTTCGTGTTTTACAAAGGAAGCTATATGTTCGAGCCAAGAGAGAGAAAGGCTTTAAGGGATATAGTCTTTATGATAAGATTTATCAAGATTATTTTCTAGTTACAGCCTATCATCGAGTTAAAAGCAACTATTCAAAAGGAGTAGGGGTAGATGGCCAAAGCTGTACTTCCATAGAAGAGTCAGGATTAGAGGCCTTTCTACAGGAAATACAGCAGGCATTACAAACCCGTAGTTACCGCAGTAGTGCAGTTCGGCAGGTATTGATACCTAAAGCAGCCAGAGGAGAATATCGAAAATTAGGTATCCCAACGATTAGAGATCGGGTAGTTCAAATGGCCGTGAAAATGGCAATAGAACCCCTATGGGAAGCCGATTTTAGTGAGACGTCCTATGGTTTTCGTCCCAAGAGAAGTGCCAAAGATGCCATAAAGCAAGTAAAGAATAATATCTATGCAGGTCATAAATTCATTTATGATGCAGATCTATCAAACTACTTTGATACGATTCCGCATGGTAAGTTATTCAAGCTACTAAAGCATCGGGTCACAGACAGAGGGATATTAAACCTGTTACAGCAATGGCTGACAGCACCGGTGGAGTTACCGGACGGCACACTACAAAGCAACAAAGAAGGCACACCTCAAGGAGGTGTAATCTCTCCATTGCTATCTAATATTTACCTCCATGCCTTTGATAAGATTGTTAACCATCCGAAAGGAAAGTTTGTCAGGTCAGGCATCCGCATGGTTCGCTATGCAGACGACTGGTTACTGATGGGGAAATGGTACTTCAATGCAGAAATCCTGAGGTACATAGACCAGATTATGATCAATATGGGATTAAGGTTAAATAAGGAAAAAACCAGACTACTTCATATCAATAAAAGTAGTCTGTTCTTCCTGGGTTTCGAATTCCGCAGCATTCCCTCAAAGTTTGCGTGGAATCATCGTAACTATACCAATATACGGCCCAGTATAAAATCCAGAAGTAAGCTGTTTAGAGTACTTAAAGAGTTATTCAGAAGGCGTAAACACTGGACCATACCGTGGATTGTATGGAAGCTTAATCCCTTGCTGCGAGGGTGGTTAAATTACTTCTCTATCAGTAAAGTGAGTCATATCTGGGATACTATCCGAGTGATCAAAGAGCATCTGTCTTACAAGCTGTACAAATGGATGAAAGGCAAAGGTCGGAAAGCGCATAGGAAGCTTCGCCAGCGACCGTATGAAAATCTGGTAAAGTTTTATGGCTTGCTTGATATGGATAAATATGCGCGCATGAAGACCCTCTCGAAAGCTGAATGA
- a CDS encoding porin family protein, with amino-acid sequence MKRFFTILSLLLVFGASQAQVKFGVQAGANLATITEDYDYGDESDKAFRLAPRVGVYVDFEMADWFALRPGVFYAGKGTSWDYDGVESIDYARTSLHYIEVPVNAVFKAGQVEFYVGPYVAVAISGQDKLKIDGDKVSDDYSFKNSLDEGDYNSDDMYLKATDFGFQLGVGYNFDPIILSATFSKGLSNMIPDVDGIDLGDDKVSNTVLNISVAYTFGQ; translated from the coding sequence ATGAAAAGATTTTTTACTATTTTATCATTATTGCTCGTTTTTGGAGCATCACAAGCACAAGTTAAATTTGGTGTGCAGGCTGGAGCTAATTTAGCTACTATTACTGAAGATTATGATTATGGAGATGAGTCAGATAAGGCCTTTAGACTAGCTCCAAGAGTTGGAGTATATGTTGATTTCGAGATGGCTGACTGGTTTGCTCTTAGGCCAGGTGTATTTTACGCAGGAAAAGGTACTTCTTGGGATTATGATGGTGTAGAAAGCATAGATTATGCTAGAACCTCTTTGCATTATATTGAGGTGCCTGTTAATGCAGTTTTTAAAGCCGGTCAGGTAGAATTTTATGTTGGGCCTTATGTAGCCGTGGCAATTTCAGGGCAGGATAAGTTGAAAATAGATGGAGACAAGGTAAGTGACGATTATTCTTTTAAAAATTCTTTAGATGAGGGTGATTATAATAGTGACGATATGTATTTAAAAGCTACAGATTTTGGTTTTCAATTAGGTGTAGGTTATAATTTTGATCCAATCATATTAAGCGCTACTTTTTCTAAAGGTCTTTCAAATATGATTCCCGATGTTGATGGGATTGATCTTGGAGATGATAAGGTTTCTAATACAGTACTTAATATTTCCGTTGCTTATACATTCGGGCAATAA
- a CDS encoding outer membrane beta-barrel protein, whose protein sequence is MKRFFTVLLFLFFFKSAHAQVKFGVQAGFNVSKIAFHNYDTYTDQKQRLSPKLGIYADFEISQSFLIRPGVFYSGKGTEYDFGGSDNDVAISEYAEIPVNAVLKLHKVEIFAGLYGAVLLKKRFKPGAEGMDRLYVDGMYLPRYVPEDKGLRRADFGFQMGVGYNFQPMRVSAGFSRGFYNLFQKASNYDGSKSTAFNKVFNVSIAYSLAK, encoded by the coding sequence ATGAAAAGATTTTTTACTGTTCTATTATTTTTATTCTTTTTTAAAAGCGCTCATGCGCAAGTTAAATTTGGTGTACAAGCTGGTTTTAATGTATCTAAAATCGCTTTTCATAATTATGATACTTATACCGATCAAAAACAGAGGCTATCCCCGAAATTGGGCATATATGCAGACTTTGAAATATCTCAATCATTCTTAATAAGACCGGGTGTTTTCTATTCAGGAAAAGGTACGGAATATGACTTTGGCGGAAGTGATAATGATGTAGCTATTTCAGAGTATGCTGAGATTCCTGTTAATGCTGTTTTAAAATTGCATAAAGTAGAAATTTTTGCGGGTTTATATGGAGCTGTTTTGTTGAAGAAGCGTTTTAAGCCGGGGGCAGAAGGCATGGATCGTCTATATGTAGATGGAATGTATCTGCCAAGATATGTTCCTGAAGACAAAGGGTTGAGGAGGGCTGACTTTGGATTTCAAATGGGGGTTGGCTATAACTTTCAGCCTATGAGAGTTAGCGCTGGTTTTTCTAGAGGTTTTTATAATTTATTTCAAAAGGCCTCTAATTATGACGGATCAAAATCCACGGCATTTAATAAAGTTTTTAATGTCTCAATAGCCTATAGTCTTGCAAAATAA
- a CDS encoding acetyl-CoA carboxylase carboxyltransferase subunit alpha, with amino-acid sequence MLLDFEKPIAELEAKLEGMKKIALESDVDVSDAVKSLETKIKNLKKETFSNLTRWQRVQLSRHPDRPYTLDYIYEIADDFVELHGDRTVKDDKAIVGGFGSVNKQTYMFIGQQKGRNTKQRQLRNFGMANPEGYRKALRLMKLAEKFNKPIVTFIDTPGAFPGLEAEERGQGEAIARNLKEMFMLKVPVICIVIGEGASGGALGIAIGDKVLMLENTWYSVISPENCSTILWRSWDYKETAAEAMRVSSYDMLDLQLIDGIINEPLGGAHVDMQAMAKEVKKVILQLTKELSEMSDEDRISKRIDKFCSMGVVKE; translated from the coding sequence ATGCTGTTGGATTTCGAAAAACCTATCGCAGAACTAGAGGCTAAATTGGAGGGTATGAAAAAAATTGCTCTTGAGAGTGATGTAGATGTAAGTGATGCCGTAAAGTCTCTGGAAACGAAAATAAAGAATCTGAAAAAAGAGACATTCAGTAATTTAACTCGCTGGCAGAGGGTACAGCTATCGCGTCATCCAGATCGCCCGTATACCCTTGACTATATCTATGAAATAGCCGATGACTTTGTAGAATTGCACGGAGATAGAACTGTAAAGGACGATAAGGCTATTGTAGGTGGTTTTGGCTCAGTAAATAAGCAGACATACATGTTTATTGGTCAGCAAAAAGGCCGTAATACCAAACAAAGGCAGTTGAGAAACTTTGGTATGGCTAACCCTGAAGGTTATAGAAAGGCCTTAAGGTTAATGAAGCTGGCTGAGAAATTTAATAAACCTATAGTTACGTTTATAGATACTCCCGGAGCATTTCCTGGTTTAGAGGCTGAGGAGAGAGGTCAGGGCGAGGCTATTGCCAGAAACCTTAAAGAAATGTTTATGCTTAAGGTGCCTGTAATCTGTATAGTAATAGGTGAGGGAGCTTCAGGTGGAGCTTTAGGTATCGCTATTGGTGATAAAGTATTAATGCTGGAAAATACCTGGTATTCTGTAATCTCACCAGAAAACTGCTCTACTATTTTATGGAGAAGCTGGGATTATAAAGAAACAGCGGCTGAGGCAATGCGTGTAAGCTCATATGATATGCTTGATCTTCAGTTGATTGACGGTATTATCAATGAACCTTTGGGCGGAGCTCATGTAGACATGCAAGCTATGGCTAAAGAAGTGAAAAAAGTGATTTTACAACTGACTAAAGAACTATCAGAAATGTCTGATGAAGACAGAATTTCAAAACGTATAGATAAGTTCTGTAGTATGGGCGTAGTAAAGGAATAA